A region from the Desulfoglaeba alkanexedens ALDC genome encodes:
- a CDS encoding benzylsuccinate synthase gamma subunit family protein gives MPTCKECKNYFPQEDDESMGDCVQRVVDPRQAYYRAKPVAADQDASKCSQFAKR, from the coding sequence ATGCCTACATGTAAAGAATGCAAGAATTATTTTCCTCAGGAAGATGATGAATCTATGGGCGACTGTGTTCAGCGGGTAGTGGATCCCAGGCAGGCATACTACAGGGCCAAGCCTGTGGCGGCTGACCAGGACGCCTCGAAGTGCAGCCAATTTGCAAAGAGGTAA
- a CDS encoding vWA domain-containing protein, translating to MKTYSLYWRKNTSKEEAVELALCLRSLRKVASHLGYNVKPVYWEGMVDSDERSILLDPAAVRGKYPIPFNKYDILVGQVILEGKSSMEWREWVIGKVVEEAGELSGDAEAILLKIAGAAEDIYVTEWAKSHVWRHYLRRFWEARLSAGQRDPALPPTADSLADMWRREVLLGRTSRNLHQYYHGPLALLNAYTAKIANCLALAGVGRRRDYRKNLYHELWARLFEAIQEWESFQLSPDAVGLRDEMGVKGEVDVETDTPRRSTDLERNEDLEEDVIDKLNSILEADDTIDLTSVVSAAVEDPEAAPIKTVFSKSAVPSDMMPDKVQTAVMKKLFRDQELFLRRRQMRGATRRGLTEGKLDARRLYRVPLDGKVFKNRECTKTRKAWHICIVVDASASMSGRGEHGSVIPWELAERTFVSLAEAIKGSKNTLDIHAYCERGGQCVITNLFHGGRVHTVVPSGRTPSGQAILGAAAMMEKGHPQNMMIHITDGAANCGLSLGDAVRFCRKNNIRLFTIGCGCNQQTQDFLSGYFPAESLFFMKDMGDLAIGLYEVFRRNIFEAV from the coding sequence ATGAAAACATACTCTCTGTACTGGCGAAAAAACACTTCGAAGGAGGAGGCGGTCGAGCTCGCCCTTTGCCTTCGCTCCTTGCGTAAGGTTGCTTCTCATTTGGGATACAACGTCAAGCCCGTCTACTGGGAAGGTATGGTCGATTCCGATGAGCGATCCATTTTGTTGGATCCGGCCGCTGTTAGAGGAAAATATCCCATCCCCTTCAACAAGTACGACATTCTGGTTGGACAGGTTATCCTCGAAGGGAAGTCTTCTATGGAATGGCGGGAATGGGTTATTGGCAAGGTGGTGGAGGAGGCGGGGGAACTGAGCGGAGATGCTGAAGCAATTCTGCTTAAGATCGCCGGGGCAGCTGAGGACATATACGTTACGGAATGGGCGAAAAGCCATGTCTGGAGGCATTACCTGCGGCGTTTTTGGGAGGCCAGGCTCAGTGCCGGGCAACGTGATCCGGCTTTGCCTCCAACTGCGGACAGCCTTGCCGACATGTGGCGCAGGGAGGTGTTGTTGGGACGGACAAGTCGGAATCTACATCAATACTATCACGGTCCTCTTGCGCTGTTGAATGCCTATACGGCCAAGATTGCAAACTGCCTGGCGCTTGCCGGCGTCGGCCGCCGGAGGGATTACAGGAAAAACTTATATCATGAGCTGTGGGCGCGGCTGTTCGAGGCTATCCAGGAGTGGGAATCATTCCAGTTGTCTCCCGATGCGGTCGGCTTGAGGGACGAGATGGGTGTGAAGGGTGAAGTAGACGTTGAGACGGACACGCCGCGCAGATCGACGGATCTTGAACGCAACGAGGACCTGGAAGAGGATGTCATCGACAAGCTCAATTCCATCCTGGAAGCGGATGACACGATCGATCTGACCTCGGTTGTCTCCGCCGCGGTGGAAGACCCCGAGGCGGCCCCGATAAAAACGGTGTTCTCGAAAAGCGCGGTTCCAAGTGATATGATGCCCGACAAGGTGCAGACGGCTGTTATGAAAAAGCTTTTCAGGGATCAGGAGTTGTTTCTGAGACGGCGGCAGATGAGGGGGGCGACCAGGAGGGGGCTGACAGAGGGCAAGCTTGATGCCCGCCGCTTATATCGGGTGCCCCTCGATGGCAAAGTTTTCAAAAACCGGGAATGCACAAAAACCCGGAAGGCGTGGCACATCTGCATTGTGGTAGACGCTTCCGCGTCCATGAGTGGAAGAGGGGAGCATGGAAGTGTGATTCCCTGGGAGCTTGCCGAAAGGACCTTCGTTTCCCTTGCGGAAGCGATCAAAGGCTCAAAAAACACCCTCGATATCCATGCATACTGCGAACGTGGGGGCCAGTGTGTCATTACCAACCTTTTTCACGGCGGCAGGGTGCACACCGTTGTTCCTTCCGGTCGCACTCCGTCAGGTCAGGCGATATTGGGTGCGGCCGCGATGATGGAAAAAGGCCATCCTCAAAACATGATGATTCACATAACGGATGGCGCTGCCAATTGTGGTTTGTCCCTCGGTGATGCGGTGCGGTTTTGCCGGAAAAACAACATCCGGCTTTTCACCATAGGATGCGGCTGTAACCAACAGACACAAGACTTTTTGAGCGGTTATTTCCCTGCTGAAAGTCTGTTTTTTATGAAAGATATGGGTGACCTTGCCATAGGCCTGTATGAGGTGTTTCGGCGCAACATTTTCGAGGCGGTATAA
- a CDS encoding vWA domain-containing protein, producing the protein MAKIPEPGAGDDARRLDRLINEAGAAGLSRYWRRNISQLESSELAYALRALEKVAGHVGHNVGRIEWAGMSTDDTDVIVLDPGLIMGDYPIPASMFDYLVGIVVHEALHRKEWTDLVWKKSHEATLDMPVREKIAFHKIVYTGEDIYVDFFSQRNILGEYVRLAREVELRQEEPFLGDIPVSLDRLVHHWRRSAFDQNKSAGVEQMDQVLRLLHESTGELRSIGFASGGVVRRCELRARLYLETWKKIAPHVEGWKILDMSLLWYPRDGSEKVRPIRRKRKVQTRLSANLAQDIEEKLAAHSADITPIIRKVAGADNPDVVPTSRWDFNNPISPVVDPRMIGRIQGVLQSYAERVTVYNRGLTSGRVDRRRLYRAPVNGRCFFQKQALPNLDWNICLLVDASGSMAGARWRMVESIVATLHKAFHGFRNRLQAFGYFEVDGVCMLSSLLDGKRVLSIPPSGQTASGQAIIAAAYFMPKDARRRFIIHVTDGESNFGCDVQIGIDHCLAERIHLVTLGVACKDREAMVEQYGNGIRFLDHFGQLPGAIEHLLKWTLLGEAKALMAGSRPVRQKASAV; encoded by the coding sequence ATGGCTAAAATCCCGGAGCCCGGCGCCGGAGACGATGCGAGGCGGTTGGACCGGCTTATCAATGAGGCGGGGGCCGCCGGGCTCTCCCGGTACTGGCGCAGGAACATATCCCAGCTGGAATCCTCGGAACTGGCCTATGCACTCCGGGCATTGGAGAAGGTCGCCGGGCACGTTGGCCATAACGTCGGGCGCATAGAATGGGCTGGTATGTCGACGGACGACACGGACGTCATCGTGCTCGATCCAGGCCTTATCATGGGGGACTATCCGATTCCCGCCTCGATGTTCGACTATCTGGTGGGCATTGTGGTCCATGAAGCCCTTCATCGAAAGGAATGGACGGATCTGGTGTGGAAGAAGTCGCATGAGGCGACCTTGGACATGCCGGTACGGGAAAAGATCGCCTTTCACAAGATTGTCTATACCGGGGAAGATATTTATGTTGATTTCTTTTCCCAACGGAACATCCTTGGTGAGTACGTCCGGCTTGCCCGTGAGGTGGAGCTTCGCCAGGAGGAGCCGTTTCTTGGGGATATTCCTGTCAGTCTGGACAGGCTTGTGCACCATTGGCGGCGGAGCGCCTTCGATCAAAACAAATCGGCGGGTGTTGAACAAATGGACCAGGTGCTGCGTCTCCTCCATGAGTCGACGGGGGAACTTCGGTCCATCGGGTTTGCGTCGGGGGGAGTTGTCAGGCGATGTGAACTCAGGGCGCGGCTGTACCTTGAGACCTGGAAGAAAATCGCGCCCCATGTGGAGGGATGGAAAATCCTCGACATGTCGCTTTTATGGTATCCACGGGACGGTTCCGAAAAGGTGCGTCCAATCAGGAGAAAAAGAAAGGTCCAGACCCGCCTTTCTGCCAACCTGGCTCAAGACATCGAGGAGAAACTCGCCGCCCATTCAGCGGATATAACGCCCATTATTCGCAAGGTGGCCGGCGCGGACAATCCCGACGTCGTTCCCACGTCCCGGTGGGATTTCAATAATCCGATCAGCCCGGTCGTCGATCCTAGAATGATCGGGCGCATTCAAGGTGTGCTCCAAAGCTACGCGGAACGTGTAACGGTGTATAACCGGGGGCTTACTTCAGGAAGAGTGGATCGTCGGAGGCTGTATAGAGCGCCGGTGAATGGGCGATGCTTTTTCCAAAAGCAGGCGCTGCCCAATCTTGACTGGAATATTTGTCTGTTGGTCGATGCCAGCGGCTCCATGGCCGGAGCACGCTGGAGGATGGTGGAAAGTATCGTTGCCACTCTGCACAAGGCCTTTCACGGTTTCCGCAACAGGCTTCAGGCCTTCGGGTATTTCGAGGTGGACGGGGTTTGCATGCTCTCCAGCCTGCTCGACGGCAAGCGTGTACTTTCAATACCTCCGAGCGGTCAAACGGCGTCTGGACAAGCCATCATTGCCGCTGCTTACTTCATGCCCAAGGATGCCAGGAGAAGGTTTATTATCCATGTGACGGACGGGGAGTCGAACTTCGGATGTGACGTCCAAATTGGAATCGATCACTGCCTTGCGGAGAGGATTCATCTTGTGACCCTTGGGGTCGCCTGTAAGGACCGTGAGGCAATGGTGGAGCAGTACGGCAACGGAATTCGGTTTCTCGATCATTTCGGCCAGTTGCCCGGCGCGATCGAACATCTTCTCAAGTGGACGCTTCTGGGCGAAGCAAAAGCGCTTATGGCCGGTTCTCGCCCGGTAAGGCAGAAGGCATCTGCCGTGTGA
- a CDS encoding pyruvate formate lyase family protein: MAQAAEAREDIEQLKEKQQWWKVAEKLRSPRLDYLRKAVWKKGPIGGVYAPGIKVELMRNILFTESWKENERDPIMMRKAKALAHVWRNIPIFITDHAQLVGYVGSAPNTLGMWPIEGASMVNEEAYNEEGVIPEPEEESLRTIAEINNYWAGKTAIDQVARLLDPEDAVKFMSGAIGWGVPTSSYGYSGKDYEYLLTGKRGFEDIMEEIEARLDEAQEIVRGTPGPELLPYYEKIQNWEAMLIVLEAAVDWARRYARLARIIAENFESDPKRKEELLRIAETCERVPAKAPRSLQESLQMDHFIQILARYEAYEGAWPARPDYYHGPFYDKDVNIEKNLTREEALDLVGEFLIRTYEVGGFGPRWGREGLQGITGTWVWTIGGVKPDGTDACNDLTRAFLQAARLVRVANPTLAFRWHPKVPDDIMRECFECIRHGLGYPSMRNDPILVQNAMYWHGHPLEEARTWVHQACMSPCPTTKHGFQPFRMASATANCAKMIEYALFNGYDPVVNMQMGPKTGDARKFKSFDELFEAWVKQMEWLTDTLVRTVNLGRVKDPEFYGRPFLSAISERSVEQGTDIVNPEGERGNSWITGFTWVENADSLAAVKKLVFDEKKYTMDQLIDALQANWDGYEEMRLDFVRNAPKWGNDDDYVDQIMVRCLEEVARHSKELKDPTGNPWPLLPENVSGNIHYANIVGALPNGRKRGDALYDGGISPGPGLDKKGPTAVLKSCGKFDHVRLGRAFLLNQRLSPTQLKGEQGYQLWKAYMRTWADLGLDHVQFNMVDDATLRAAQKDPEKYQEVIVRVAGYSAHFVDISRKTQDNIIQRTIQGL; this comes from the coding sequence ATGGCACAAGCAGCTGAAGCAAGAGAGGACATCGAACAACTGAAAGAGAAGCAGCAATGGTGGAAGGTGGCCGAAAAGCTGCGCAGCCCGCGGCTGGACTATCTGCGCAAGGCGGTTTGGAAAAAAGGCCCAATAGGTGGAGTGTATGCTCCGGGTATCAAAGTTGAGCTAATGCGCAATATCCTTTTCACTGAGTCATGGAAGGAAAACGAGCGTGATCCCATTATGATGCGCAAAGCCAAAGCGCTCGCCCATGTCTGGCGGAATATACCGATATTTATCACCGATCACGCTCAGCTTGTAGGCTATGTCGGGAGTGCCCCCAATACGCTTGGGATGTGGCCTATTGAGGGCGCAAGCATGGTGAACGAAGAGGCGTACAACGAAGAGGGTGTTATTCCGGAACCTGAGGAGGAATCCCTCAGGACGATCGCCGAGATTAACAACTACTGGGCGGGAAAGACGGCTATCGACCAGGTTGCGAGGCTGCTCGACCCCGAGGATGCAGTAAAGTTCATGAGTGGAGCGATTGGTTGGGGTGTGCCCACCTCGTCTTATGGCTACTCCGGGAAAGACTATGAATATCTGTTGACGGGAAAGCGCGGGTTCGAAGATATTATGGAGGAAATAGAAGCCAGGTTGGATGAAGCGCAAGAGATTGTCCGTGGAACACCCGGGCCTGAGCTTTTACCCTACTACGAAAAAATCCAAAACTGGGAGGCGATGCTGATCGTCCTCGAAGCGGCCGTCGACTGGGCACGCCGTTACGCCCGGCTGGCTCGCATTATCGCAGAGAACTTCGAAAGCGACCCCAAACGCAAGGAGGAGCTTCTGCGCATTGCCGAAACCTGTGAGCGGGTGCCCGCAAAGGCGCCGAGGTCGCTGCAGGAATCGCTGCAAATGGACCATTTCATCCAGATCCTCGCCCGGTACGAGGCATACGAGGGTGCGTGGCCTGCCCGGCCGGACTACTATCACGGGCCGTTCTACGACAAGGATGTCAATATCGAGAAGAACCTGACCCGTGAAGAGGCACTGGACCTGGTGGGTGAATTCTTGATCCGGACATACGAAGTCGGGGGCTTTGGTCCACGTTGGGGCAGGGAAGGACTGCAAGGGATTACCGGCACCTGGGTGTGGACTATTGGCGGCGTCAAGCCGGACGGCACCGACGCGTGCAACGATTTGACAAGAGCGTTTCTACAAGCCGCCAGGCTTGTCAGGGTGGCCAACCCGACGCTCGCCTTTCGCTGGCATCCCAAGGTCCCCGACGACATCATGCGCGAATGCTTCGAATGCATCCGGCACGGGCTTGGTTATCCCTCCATGCGTAACGATCCGATCCTTGTGCAAAATGCCATGTATTGGCATGGGCATCCCCTGGAGGAAGCGAGAACATGGGTCCACCAGGCGTGTATGTCGCCGTGTCCGACCACAAAGCATGGTTTTCAGCCGTTCCGTATGGCCTCTGCGACCGCGAATTGCGCCAAGATGATCGAGTATGCTCTGTTCAACGGCTATGATCCCGTTGTGAATATGCAAATGGGTCCCAAGACGGGAGATGCGAGGAAGTTCAAAAGCTTCGACGAGCTGTTTGAAGCCTGGGTGAAGCAGATGGAGTGGCTCACCGATACGCTTGTGAGAACGGTCAATCTCGGACGGGTAAAAGATCCGGAGTTTTATGGAAGACCGTTTCTTTCAGCCATTTCCGAGCGATCGGTGGAACAGGGCACTGACATTGTGAACCCTGAAGGTGAGCGAGGCAACAGCTGGATTACGGGGTTTACCTGGGTCGAGAATGCCGACAGTCTCGCTGCCGTAAAAAAGCTTGTCTTCGACGAGAAGAAATACACGATGGATCAATTGATCGACGCTTTGCAGGCCAACTGGGACGGTTACGAAGAAATGCGCCTGGATTTCGTGCGGAATGCTCCCAAGTGGGGAAATGACGACGACTATGTGGACCAGATCATGGTGCGTTGCCTTGAAGAGGTTGCCAGGCATTCGAAAGAGCTGAAAGATCCCACTGGGAATCCATGGCCGCTTTTGCCCGAGAACGTGAGCGGGAATATCCACTATGCCAACATCGTTGGGGCCCTTCCCAACGGCCGCAAACGCGGCGACGCGCTCTATGACGGTGGGATCTCGCCCGGTCCGGGGCTTGACAAGAAGGGGCCTACCGCGGTGCTCAAATCCTGCGGCAAGTTCGACCATGTGCGCCTTGGGCGTGCCTTCCTCCTCAATCAGCGCCTTTCCCCGACCCAGCTCAAGGGTGAGCAGGGCTATCAGTTGTGGAAGGCCTACATGCGGACCTGGGCGGACCTCGGTCTGGACCACGTACAGTTCAACATGGTCGATGACGCCACGCTCAGGGCGGCGCAGAAGGACCCCGAAAAGTACCAGGAAGTGATCGTCCGGGTTGCCGGCTACAGCGCCCATTTTGTGGACATCAGCCGCAAGACCCAGGACAATATCATTCAGAGAACCATTCAGGGTCTGTAA
- a CDS encoding acyl-CoA dehydrogenase family protein, with product MYQEEHKIFRDAFRKFLQQEVTPHVNEWEEKRVVPREAWEKMGAAGYLCPWLPEEYGGSGADFLFSVIVNEELARVGAVGFFAPLHSDIVAPYLYHLGTEEQKKRWLPGCAKGTCILAVAMTEPDAGSDLAAMRTKAERDGDFYVINGTKTFISNGIQADLVIVACRTDPEAKPSRGVSLLMVERGTPGFERGRKLNKMGLHSQDTAELLFEDCRVPVDHLLGKENNGFVHLMQMLQQERLVCCIMAQAMAEAMIEMTINYCRERKAFGQPIASFQHNAFKIVDMVTEIKVGRVFLDHLIQKHLDDADIVTEVSMAKAWIAEMANRVAYHCVQLHGGYGYMEEYPICRFYRDARAIPIFAGSTEVMKLIVARKLNLL from the coding sequence ATGTATCAGGAGGAGCACAAGATCTTTCGAGATGCCTTCAGGAAGTTTTTGCAACAGGAAGTGACGCCCCATGTAAACGAGTGGGAAGAAAAACGGGTGGTTCCGAGGGAGGCTTGGGAAAAGATGGGAGCTGCCGGCTATCTATGTCCATGGCTCCCTGAAGAGTATGGCGGCAGCGGAGCCGATTTTCTGTTTTCCGTCATCGTAAATGAAGAGCTCGCCAGGGTTGGAGCCGTTGGCTTTTTCGCTCCGCTGCACAGCGACATTGTGGCGCCGTATTTGTATCACTTGGGTACCGAAGAGCAAAAGAAACGCTGGCTGCCGGGCTGTGCCAAGGGTACCTGTATTCTGGCGGTGGCTATGACCGAGCCGGACGCGGGCTCGGACTTGGCGGCCATGCGCACCAAGGCCGAACGCGACGGGGATTTCTATGTCATCAACGGCACCAAGACTTTTATCTCCAACGGGATCCAGGCGGACCTTGTCATTGTTGCCTGCCGCACGGATCCGGAAGCTAAGCCTTCAAGGGGCGTCAGCCTGCTGATGGTCGAGCGGGGAACACCCGGATTTGAGCGCGGCAGAAAGCTGAACAAAATGGGTTTGCACAGCCAGGACACCGCTGAGCTTCTGTTCGAGGACTGTCGCGTGCCTGTGGACCATCTGTTGGGCAAGGAAAACAACGGCTTCGTGCATTTAATGCAAATGCTTCAACAGGAGCGGCTGGTATGTTGCATTATGGCACAAGCCATGGCAGAGGCCATGATAGAGATGACCATCAACTACTGTCGGGAGCGCAAGGCCTTCGGGCAACCTATCGCCAGCTTTCAACACAATGCCTTCAAAATCGTTGACATGGTTACCGAGATCAAAGTGGGGAGGGTTTTTCTGGACCATTTGATCCAGAAGCACCTGGATGATGCCGACATTGTGACGGAAGTCTCAATGGCGAAGGCATGGATTGCGGAGATGGCCAACCGTGTGGCGTATCATTGCGTCCAGCTTCATGGCGGCTACGGGTACATGGAAGAATATCCCATCTGTCGCTTTTACCGGGATGCGCGTGCTATTCCCATATTTGCCGGCAGCACGGAAGTGATGAAGCTGATTGTGGCAAGGAAACTCAATCTATTATAA
- a CDS encoding AAA family ATPase, producing MTFDLSSFVPAPEEHFFLPNSVVENLERIAALSQRHPVNVLVAGKQGCGKSTLVKQFAARNRRPLATFQIGILSEPGQLFGEHRLKDGETYYQQFLFPQAIQTPGCVIHLEEINRPEHPKALNMLFSVLAEDRKVWLDELGLIRVADGVVFMATLNEGEEFVGTELLDAALRDRFYVTALDYLPADVETKVLHYKTGIPEAEALTIVNVANKLRGNSKDPMVVSTRHTLMIAEMVAVGASIEDAFIYSLQAGKDLLESILLSLHVQLGKKDAHTETGYQIY from the coding sequence ATGACGTTCGATCTTTCCAGCTTCGTTCCCGCACCGGAAGAGCACTTTTTCCTGCCAAACAGTGTGGTGGAGAATCTGGAGCGCATTGCCGCACTTTCGCAAAGGCATCCTGTGAACGTGCTGGTCGCCGGCAAGCAGGGGTGTGGCAAATCGACTCTCGTGAAACAGTTCGCTGCACGCAACCGGCGCCCGCTTGCAACCTTCCAGATCGGCATCCTTTCGGAGCCGGGTCAGCTTTTCGGCGAGCACCGCTTAAAGGATGGAGAGACCTACTACCAGCAGTTTTTGTTTCCCCAGGCCATTCAAACCCCGGGTTGTGTAATCCACCTGGAGGAAATCAACCGCCCCGAGCATCCGAAAGCGCTTAATATGCTTTTTTCCGTCCTGGCCGAAGACCGCAAGGTCTGGCTGGACGAGCTTGGACTCATACGGGTTGCCGACGGCGTCGTCTTCATGGCTACCCTCAACGAGGGAGAAGAATTCGTAGGTACGGAGTTGTTGGACGCCGCCTTGCGGGATCGTTTCTATGTCACCGCCTTGGATTACTTGCCCGCGGATGTTGAAACAAAGGTGCTCCATTACAAGACCGGGATCCCTGAAGCGGAAGCACTGACAATCGTCAATGTGGCTAACAAGCTGAGGGGTAATTCGAAGGACCCGATGGTTGTTTCGACGCGCCACACGCTCATGATCGCCGAAATGGTGGCAGTGGGGGCATCCATCGAAGACGCTTTCATTTACAGTCTCCAGGCGGGTAAGGACTTACTGGAGTCTATTCTGCTTTCGCTCCATGTGCAATTGGGGAAAAAAGATGCGCACACCGAAACCGGCTATCAAATCTACTGA
- a CDS encoding glycyl-radical enzyme activating protein — MENQPLVTQIQRFSVNDGPGFRTIVFFKGCPLRCQWCHNPETQSFSPEIYWKSRLCVQCGHCFDVCPNQAIFPPIPPEEAQREDSTYYKIDKARCDRCMKCVEACSYGALEQVGKPMSMEEIVEELERDRPFYDNSGGGVTISGGEPLVFGEFIRKLMDALKARNLHICLDTSGHSPWEILEPVAERADIILYDLKHLDSDEHERLTGVPNQLILHNLQRLAAKGCRIWLRIVVLPGCTDSIDYHRRVVAFLRSLPGSLERIDLLPFHNWCQDKYRWLGRPWSFAETESVHPDEVEPLLELYLSAGLNATIGGSGFQAQATASG; from the coding sequence GTGGAAAACCAACCACTCGTTACGCAAATTCAGCGATTTTCCGTAAATGACGGACCCGGGTTTCGGACGATCGTGTTTTTTAAGGGATGTCCCTTGCGGTGTCAATGGTGCCATAACCCTGAAACACAGTCGTTTTCCCCCGAGATTTACTGGAAAAGTAGATTATGCGTTCAATGCGGACACTGTTTCGATGTCTGTCCCAATCAGGCGATTTTCCCTCCGATTCCCCCGGAAGAAGCTCAGCGTGAGGACTCGACCTACTATAAGATCGACAAGGCGAGATGTGACCGGTGTATGAAATGCGTGGAGGCGTGCAGCTACGGTGCGCTCGAGCAGGTCGGCAAGCCCATGTCCATGGAAGAAATCGTCGAAGAGCTCGAGCGGGATCGGCCTTTCTATGACAATTCCGGAGGGGGGGTGACTATCAGTGGCGGGGAGCCTCTGGTGTTTGGCGAATTCATTCGAAAGCTGATGGATGCGCTCAAGGCGCGAAACCTTCATATCTGCCTTGATACTTCGGGGCATTCGCCCTGGGAGATATTGGAGCCCGTCGCCGAGCGAGCCGACATCATTCTGTACGACCTGAAACATCTCGACTCCGATGAACATGAGCGCCTGACAGGCGTACCGAACCAGCTCATTCTTCACAATTTGCAGAGGCTTGCGGCAAAGGGCTGCAGGATCTGGCTGAGAATTGTGGTGTTGCCCGGCTGCACCGATTCGATTGATTACCACCGCCGTGTGGTTGCTTTTCTTCGAAGTCTTCCCGGATCGTTGGAACGTATCGACTTGCTGCCCTTTCACAACTGGTGCCAGGACAAATACCGCTGGCTTGGACGACCCTGGTCGTTTGCCGAGACGGAAAGTGTTCACCCGGATGAGGTGGAGCCGTTGTTGGAGCTGTACCTGTCGGCGGGACTGAATGCGACGATTGGTGGGTCGGGTTTTCAGGCACAGGCAACGGCATCGGGGTGA
- a CDS encoding AAA family ATPase, which produces MSSEKHLRIPNLDPDFFILERDRVNLERFARLSERHPVNIMVTGSQGCGKSSLVRQFAAIYGRPLATFQVGLLAESGQLFGQQRLQSGETYFKEFLFSKAIQTPGCVIHLEEINRSETPHALNELFSVLSEDRSIWIDELGTVKVAPGVIFFATMNEGEKFTGVEEIDAALRDRFYYIQLEYLPHEVEKQVLVRKTGLSESGADRILNVINHIRTNEQAGVSVSIRHSLMIAELVSLGASLREALVYSLQISRDALESLLLSVHVQTQDTEAELDRYVVYVPESSPATEKVFQ; this is translated from the coding sequence ATGTCTTCGGAAAAGCATTTACGAATACCCAATCTCGATCCGGACTTTTTTATTCTTGAACGAGACAGGGTCAATCTGGAACGGTTCGCGCGGCTTTCAGAGCGGCATCCTGTCAACATAATGGTGACGGGAAGCCAGGGCTGTGGCAAGTCGTCCCTCGTAAGGCAGTTTGCCGCTATTTACGGGAGACCTTTGGCTACGTTCCAGGTGGGGCTCCTGGCCGAATCCGGACAGCTTTTCGGCCAACAGAGGCTCCAATCCGGTGAAACCTATTTCAAGGAGTTTCTGTTCTCCAAGGCCATCCAGACTCCGGGTTGCGTGATACATCTCGAGGAAATCAACCGCTCCGAGACGCCTCATGCCTTGAACGAGCTTTTTTCCGTGCTTTCCGAGGATCGCAGCATCTGGATCGATGAGCTGGGAACCGTAAAGGTGGCGCCCGGGGTTATATTCTTCGCCACCATGAACGAGGGAGAGAAGTTTACCGGGGTCGAGGAGATCGACGCGGCTCTGAGGGACCGGTTCTATTATATTCAGCTCGAGTACTTGCCTCATGAAGTTGAAAAGCAGGTCTTGGTGAGAAAGACGGGATTATCGGAGTCCGGAGCAGACCGGATCTTGAATGTGATCAACCATATCAGGACCAATGAGCAAGCCGGCGTCAGCGTTTCCATAAGGCACAGCCTGATGATTGCGGAACTGGTTTCTTTAGGGGCCTCTTTGCGCGAGGCGCTCGTCTACAGTCTACAGATTTCCAGGGATGCTCTCGAATCCCTGCTTCTATCGGTACACGTTCAAACGCAGGATACGGAAGCGGAGTTGGACCGATATGTCGTGTATGTTCCCGAGAGCTCCCCGGCTACGGAAAAGGTTTTCCAATGA